A genomic window from Gemmatimonadaceae bacterium includes:
- a CDS encoding CoA transferase yields MKILDLSRVLAGPLASMILADLGADVIKIERPGSGDETRGWGPPFDDRGESAYFLAVNRNKMSVAADLTRPADRALLERLIAEADVVLENFRPGTLERHGLGPAAMLAAHPRLVWCTITGFGLHSPRPGYDYVVQAESGWMAITGEADGAPMKVGVALADVLAGKDAAIAILAALAGGRRGERHLAVSLLHSATAALVNVAQNALVTGREAKRWGNAHPNLVPYQCFDAADRPLVIAVGSDPQWLACAQALELADLAADPELATNAGRLARREAVVAAIAQAVATRPAAEWMRVLEAAGVPCGVVKPVLEALREVDASPITGVAPQAPGTVRRAPPRLDEHGTLVRAKGWASFAVTAL; encoded by the coding sequence GTGAAAATACTCGATCTTTCGCGAGTTCTCGCCGGACCGCTTGCCAGTATGATTCTGGCCGATCTGGGCGCAGACGTAATCAAGATTGAACGTCCGGGCAGCGGCGACGAGACGCGCGGCTGGGGACCGCCCTTCGATGACCGCGGTGAGAGCGCTTACTTCCTGGCCGTCAATCGCAACAAGATGTCCGTCGCCGCAGACCTCACCCGTCCCGCCGATCGGGCGCTCCTCGAGCGGCTGATCGCCGAGGCGGACGTGGTGCTCGAGAACTTCCGGCCCGGCACGCTGGAGCGCCACGGACTCGGCCCTGCCGCGATGCTCGCGGCGCATCCTCGGCTCGTCTGGTGCACCATCACGGGCTTCGGCCTGCACAGCCCGCGCCCAGGCTACGACTACGTGGTGCAGGCTGAGAGCGGTTGGATGGCCATCACCGGCGAGGCGGACGGCGCGCCGATGAAGGTCGGCGTGGCGCTCGCGGACGTACTCGCGGGCAAGGACGCGGCTATCGCAATCCTCGCCGCGCTGGCGGGTGGGCGCCGTGGTGAGCGCCATCTGGCCGTCTCCCTGCTGCACTCGGCGACGGCGGCGCTGGTGAACGTCGCGCAGAACGCGTTGGTGACCGGCCGCGAGGCGAAGCGCTGGGGGAACGCACACCCGAATCTCGTGCCGTATCAGTGCTTCGATGCCGCCGACCGGCCGCTCGTCATCGCGGTCGGCAGCGACCCGCAGTGGCTCGCCTGTGCGCAGGCGTTGGAGCTCGCGGACCTCGCGGCCGATCCGGAGTTGGCGACGAACGCGGGCCGACTGGCGCGGCGTGAGGCCGTGGTCGCGGCCATCGCGCAGGCCGTCGCGACCCGCCCGGCGGCGGAGTGGATGCGTGTGCTCGAGGCGGCAGGGGTGCCCTGCGGCGTGGTGAAGCCCGTGCTGGAAGCCCTGCGCGAGGTAGATGCTTCACCGATCACGGGTGTGGCCCCGCAGGCGCCGGGTACCGTGCGCCGTGCGCCGCCGCGGCTCGACGAACACGGCACGCTAGTGCGCGCGAAGGGCTGGGCCTCGTTCGCCGTGACCGCGCTGTGA
- the thyX gene encoding FAD-dependent thymidylate synthase: MPHFFTAPRVTVLARPVFSPPDHLPVNWIGESSDGEKLAEFAGRLCYMSQKNPASRTTQEYLENIKKQGHGSVFEHANYSLLLEGVSRSLTHELVRHRAGFAYSQLSQRYVDESDAAFVIPPAIIGDDALVEAWKAQIESAQATYVALVDKLMTRYQWVDDKVHRRKMAREAARGVLPNSTETKIVVTGNVRAWRTMLELRSAEGAEFEIRRMALAVLRTLQQEAPSFFNDFEVYTAADRAESARIAYHKI, from the coding sequence ATGCCCCACTTCTTCACCGCCCCCCGCGTCACCGTGCTGGCTCGCCCCGTGTTCAGCCCGCCCGATCACCTGCCCGTCAACTGGATCGGTGAAAGCTCCGACGGCGAGAAGCTGGCGGAGTTCGCCGGACGGCTCTGCTATATGAGCCAGAAGAACCCGGCCTCACGCACCACGCAGGAGTACCTGGAGAACATCAAGAAGCAGGGGCACGGCTCGGTGTTCGAGCACGCCAACTACTCGCTGCTGCTCGAGGGCGTCTCGCGCTCGCTCACGCACGAGCTGGTGCGCCACCGCGCGGGCTTCGCGTACTCGCAGCTCTCGCAGCGCTACGTGGATGAATCCGACGCCGCCTTCGTGATCCCGCCAGCCATCATCGGCGACGACGCCTTGGTCGAAGCCTGGAAGGCGCAGATCGAGAGCGCGCAGGCCACGTACGTCGCACTCGTCGATAAGCTGATGACGCGCTACCAGTGGGTGGACGACAAGGTCCACCGCCGCAAGATGGCCCGCGAGGCCGCCCGCGGCGTGCTGCCCAACAGCACCGAGACCAAGATCGTCGTCACCGGGAACGTGCGCGCCTGGCGCACGATGCTCGAGCTGCGCTCGGCCGAGGGCGCAGAGTTCGAGATCCGGCGGATGGCACTGGCCGTGCTGCGCACGCTGCAGCAGGAAGCGCCGAGCTTCTTCAACGACTTCGAGGTCTACACGGCGGCGGACCGCGCCGAGTCAGCGCGGATTGCGTACCACAAGATCTAG
- a CDS encoding ribonuclease HI, producing MSAAWPLVAVYADESCLGNGKEGANPGGAGVLIEYRHPDGRIARRDLWVSEPGTTNNRMALRSVIETFRTLGTKDQRFRVQFTTDSRYIVDGMTQWVHGWARAGWKRKTGPIENLALWHDALRAAAAHAVAWRWVRGHDGHPQNEYANHLATRAAADQTQSGGAIDSGFDAWLAGYRGKVGAVAPFPDGEAFKASASLPQVP from the coding sequence GTGAGCGCGGCCTGGCCACTGGTCGCGGTGTATGCCGACGAATCCTGCCTCGGTAACGGCAAGGAGGGCGCCAACCCCGGCGGTGCCGGCGTGCTGATCGAGTATCGCCATCCCGACGGCCGCATCGCACGCCGCGACCTCTGGGTGAGCGAACCGGGCACGACCAACAACAGAATGGCGCTGCGCTCGGTCATCGAGACCTTCCGCACGCTCGGCACCAAGGACCAGCGTTTCCGCGTGCAGTTCACCACCGACTCACGCTACATCGTGGACGGGATGACGCAGTGGGTGCACGGATGGGCGCGCGCCGGCTGGAAGCGCAAGACGGGCCCAATCGAGAACCTCGCGCTGTGGCACGATGCGCTCCGCGCCGCCGCGGCGCACGCGGTGGCCTGGCGTTGGGTACGCGGCCACGACGGACACCCGCAGAACGAATACGCCAACCACCTCGCCACGCGGGCGGCGGCGGACCAGACGCAGTCAGGTGGCGCCATCGACAGCGGCTTTGACGCGTGGCTGGCCGGGTATCGCGGCAAGGTCGGCGCCGTCGCGCCGTTTCCCGATGGCGAGGCCTTCAAGGCGTCGGCATCTTTGCCGCAGGTGCCCTGA
- a CDS encoding polysaccharide deacetylase family protein gives MRITRLALASLGFVAAVHSAEAQSSAAAAPREPNEMGRIPVLEYHLIGEREGRWARSWERFARDLELLHARGYRPITVRQLVSGDIDLPAGLSPVVITFDDASPGQFRYIEENGQLRVDPRSAVGIWDAFAARHPEWKGRGVFCVLTAASEGHALFGERNIQGQRSEWRHRKLRYLIEQGHEVCNHTLYHVNLARASSAFAQEQIARAQLAVDSAVSGYRMRTFALPLGEWPEDRSLLRSGRWPDPRTGRVVTYEMDAVLMVAGGPSRSPKDPQFDPMRIPRVQVFGEELERVLEQLDRPGARYVSAGRRPVGGSR, from the coding sequence ATGCGCATCACGCGACTTGCACTCGCCAGCCTAGGCTTCGTAGCCGCAGTCCACTCGGCTGAGGCGCAGTCGTCCGCTGCCGCAGCGCCCCGCGAGCCGAATGAAATGGGCCGCATCCCCGTGCTCGAGTACCATCTGATCGGCGAGAGGGAGGGCCGTTGGGCCCGCTCGTGGGAGCGCTTTGCCCGCGACCTCGAGTTGCTGCACGCACGTGGCTACCGGCCCATCACCGTGCGGCAGCTCGTGAGCGGCGACATCGACCTCCCGGCAGGACTCTCGCCGGTGGTGATCACCTTCGATGACGCCTCGCCTGGCCAGTTTCGCTACATCGAGGAGAACGGCCAACTCCGTGTGGACCCGCGCTCGGCGGTCGGCATCTGGGACGCGTTCGCGGCGCGCCATCCGGAGTGGAAGGGCCGCGGCGTCTTCTGCGTGCTCACCGCCGCGAGCGAGGGGCACGCGCTCTTTGGCGAGCGGAACATCCAGGGCCAGCGCAGCGAGTGGCGGCATCGGAAGCTGCGCTACCTCATCGAGCAGGGTCACGAGGTCTGCAACCATACGTTGTACCACGTGAATCTCGCCCGCGCCTCGAGTGCGTTTGCGCAGGAGCAAATTGCGCGGGCGCAGTTGGCGGTGGACTCTGCCGTCAGCGGCTACCGGATGCGCACCTTCGCACTCCCGCTCGGCGAGTGGCCGGAAGACCGCAGCCTGCTTCGCTCGGGGCGTTGGCCCGATCCGCGGACCGGGCGGGTGGTGACCTACGAGATGGACGCCGTCCTGATGGTGGCCGGCGGCCCATCGCGCAGCCCCAAGGACCCGCAGTTTGACCCGATGCGCATTCCGAGAGTCCAAGTGTTCGGCGAGGAGTTGGAGCGTGTGTTGGAGCAGCTGGACCGCCCAGGGGCGCGCTATGTGAGCGCAGGCCGACGACCGGTCGGCGGCTCGCGATAG
- a CDS encoding elongation factor G, translating into MREYHSAQIRNVAVVGHGASGKTSLVDALAFVSGSSRRHGSVKDGTALTDASPEEAQRGYSISLGCAHAEWRDAKINLLDTPGYADFAGDAIAGLVAADGALVTIGATSGVEVGTQRMFREAIRRKDPVLFVVTMMDKEHADFDAAYEDIKERLTAKVVPVEIPIGAGSDFRGIINLFTKKAHTFRPGTKADEYEEGPIPDSERARFERYHAEMVEAIAATDDALLERFFSGEEIPGDDEMRAMKEAMKRAELFPLLCCSSQLTHGVRTVLDFLVQLMPSAYEMEEQHGLRGAEGDHLVEVHPRDDAPFTALVFKTTAEPHVGEVSYFRTFSGVVKNGDEVFNATRSAPEKLSHLAVPQGKERLEVPRLYPGDIGCVAKLRGTHTNDTLSTKEHPVRMPPIPFPDPLVSFAIEAAARADEEKLQLGLHRLHDEDPTIQTHYEAETHETIIEGMGERHLEVALARLERQFGAKATLRPPRVPYRETLLGRAEGQGRHKKQTGGKGQFGDCWIRIKPAPRGNGYRFVDSISGGVIPRQYIPAVDKGVQEAAERGVLAGYPVVDVEVEVFDGSYHSVDSNEASFRMAGILAFKTIAPKARPVLLEPLMQVEVETPDAYLGDVLGDLSGRRGHILGTEPTEDGSGSRVKAVVPMAELHLYATRLQSLTHGHGAVRYRMHGYEQAPAEVVQKVVKEQA; encoded by the coding sequence ATGCGGGAATACCACAGTGCGCAGATTCGGAACGTAGCGGTCGTGGGACACGGCGCGAGCGGGAAGACCTCACTGGTCGACGCGCTCGCATTTGTTTCCGGCAGCTCCCGACGACACGGCTCCGTGAAGGACGGCACCGCCCTCACCGACGCCTCCCCAGAAGAAGCCCAGCGGGGCTACTCCATCTCGCTGGGCTGCGCCCACGCCGAGTGGCGGGACGCGAAGATCAACCTGCTCGACACGCCGGGCTACGCCGACTTCGCCGGCGACGCCATCGCCGGCTTGGTGGCCGCCGACGGCGCGTTGGTGACCATCGGAGCCACCAGCGGCGTGGAGGTCGGGACCCAGCGGATGTTCCGCGAGGCCATCCGCCGCAAGGATCCGGTGCTCTTCGTCGTCACGATGATGGACAAGGAGCACGCGGACTTCGACGCCGCCTACGAGGACATCAAGGAGCGACTCACCGCCAAGGTCGTTCCGGTGGAAATCCCGATTGGCGCCGGGTCCGACTTCCGCGGCATCATCAACCTCTTCACGAAGAAGGCACACACGTTCCGGCCCGGCACCAAGGCCGACGAGTACGAAGAAGGCCCCATCCCCGACTCCGAGCGGGCGCGCTTCGAGCGTTACCACGCCGAGATGGTCGAGGCCATCGCCGCCACGGACGACGCCCTGCTCGAGCGCTTCTTCTCCGGCGAAGAGATCCCCGGTGACGACGAGATGCGCGCGATGAAAGAGGCGATGAAGCGCGCCGAGCTCTTCCCGCTGCTCTGCTGCTCGTCACAGCTCACCCACGGTGTGCGCACCGTGCTCGACTTCCTCGTGCAGCTGATGCCCAGCGCCTACGAGATGGAGGAGCAGCACGGGCTCCGCGGCGCCGAGGGCGACCACCTCGTGGAGGTGCACCCCCGCGACGACGCGCCGTTCACGGCACTGGTGTTCAAGACGACGGCCGAGCCGCACGTCGGCGAGGTGAGCTACTTCCGCACCTTCAGCGGTGTCGTCAAGAACGGCGACGAAGTGTTCAACGCCACACGCTCGGCGCCGGAGAAGCTCTCGCACCTCGCCGTCCCGCAGGGCAAGGAGCGGCTCGAGGTGCCGCGACTCTATCCCGGCGACATCGGTTGCGTCGCCAAGCTGCGGGGCACGCACACCAACGACACGCTGTCCACCAAGGAGCATCCGGTGCGGATGCCGCCGATCCCCTTCCCGGATCCGCTGGTCTCCTTCGCGATCGAGGCCGCCGCACGCGCCGACGAGGAGAAGCTGCAGCTCGGCCTGCACCGTCTGCACGACGAGGACCCGACGATTCAGACGCACTACGAAGCCGAGACGCACGAGACGATCATCGAGGGAATGGGCGAGCGGCATCTCGAGGTGGCGCTGGCGCGGCTCGAGCGGCAGTTCGGCGCCAAGGCCACGCTGCGTCCGCCGCGCGTCCCCTATCGCGAGACCTTGCTGGGCCGAGCCGAAGGCCAAGGGCGGCACAAGAAGCAGACCGGCGGCAAGGGCCAGTTCGGCGACTGCTGGATTCGCATCAAGCCGGCACCGCGCGGCAACGGGTATCGCTTCGTGGATTCGATCAGCGGTGGCGTCATCCCGCGGCAGTACATTCCGGCCGTGGACAAGGGCGTGCAGGAAGCCGCCGAACGCGGCGTGCTGGCGGGCTATCCGGTGGTGGACGTCGAGGTCGAGGTGTTCGACGGCTCGTACCACTCGGTGGATTCCAACGAGGCCAGCTTCCGGATGGCCGGCATCCTCGCGTTCAAGACCATCGCGCCCAAGGCGCGGCCGGTGCTACTCGAGCCGCTGATGCAGGTGGAGGTCGAGACGCCCGACGCCTACCTCGGTGACGTGCTGGGCGACTTGAGCGGACGACGCGGACACATCCTCGGTACCGAACCGACCGAGGACGGCAGCGGGTCGCGGGTGAAGGCGGTGGTGCCGATGGCGGAGCTCCATCTCTACGCCACGCGGCTGCAGAGCCTCACGCACGGGCACGGCGCGGTGCGGTACCGGATGCACGGCTACGAGCAGGCGCCGGCGGAGGTGGTGCAGAAGGTGGTGAAGGAGCAGGCCTAG
- a CDS encoding phytoene/squalene synthase family protein — protein sequence MSGTEPYIPAADSLERIRAAETFGKRILPEVSRTFAISIRFLPGDLGRAVLTAYLLCRIADTIEDDNSTPPDERAALLDEFLRTLVDPSVADAFPARAARLQGDPAHLELVKHTDLVLVGFRALPARTQERVAHWVREMGVGMAKFVRNYPRGIRIQTAAEYKEYCYYVAGTVGCMLTELWHLHAPAVGKREFERLWVKCQAFGEALQTVNILKDIAHDAQHENSIYIPAQDLQAQGSSHETLLSPGHLEHNHAAVRRFIELARSDLDDALEYITLIPRRAVAIRAFCVLPLLFAYATLRDLSGSRAMLTPGGQVKISRREVKNLMVVGLLSLLSNGALRRLVRRVKARPFTLAAVGA from the coding sequence ATGAGCGGGACCGAACCGTACATCCCAGCAGCGGACTCCCTGGAGCGCATCCGGGCGGCAGAGACGTTCGGCAAGCGCATCTTGCCGGAGGTCTCGCGCACGTTCGCCATCAGCATCCGCTTCCTGCCTGGGGACCTCGGCCGCGCGGTGCTCACGGCCTACCTCCTCTGCCGCATCGCCGACACCATCGAGGACGACAACAGCACGCCGCCGGACGAGCGCGCGGCGCTGCTCGATGAGTTCCTGCGCACGCTCGTCGATCCCTCGGTGGCGGACGCATTCCCGGCCAGGGCCGCGCGCCTGCAGGGCGACCCCGCGCACCTGGAGCTCGTGAAGCACACGGATCTCGTGCTCGTGGGCTTTCGCGCGCTGCCCGCGCGCACGCAGGAGCGCGTCGCGCACTGGGTGCGTGAGATGGGCGTGGGGATGGCCAAGTTCGTGCGCAACTATCCGCGCGGCATCCGCATCCAGACGGCCGCCGAGTACAAGGAGTACTGCTACTACGTGGCCGGCACCGTGGGCTGTATGCTCACCGAACTCTGGCACCTGCACGCCCCGGCGGTGGGCAAGCGCGAGTTCGAGCGGCTGTGGGTGAAGTGCCAGGCCTTCGGCGAGGCGCTGCAGACGGTGAACATCCTCAAGGACATCGCGCACGACGCGCAGCACGAGAACTCCATCTACATCCCGGCGCAGGACCTGCAGGCCCAAGGCAGCTCGCACGAGACGCTGCTCTCGCCAGGGCACCTGGAGCACAACCACGCGGCGGTGCGGCGTTTCATCGAGCTGGCGCGCAGCGACCTCGACGATGCACTGGAGTACATCACGTTGATCCCGCGGCGGGCGGTGGCCATCCGCGCGTTCTGCGTGTTGCCGCTGCTCTTTGCCTACGCCACGCTGCGCGACCTCTCGGGCTCGCGTGCGATGCTGACGCCGGGCGGCCAGGTGAAGATCTCGCGCCGCGAAGTGAAGAACCTGATGGTCGTGGGATTGCTCTCGCTGCTGAGCAACGGCGCGCTGCGCCGGCTCGTCCGTCGCGTGAAGGCGCGACCCTTCACGCTCGCCGCGGTCGGTGCCTAG
- a CDS encoding FAD-binding oxidoreductase gives MPSAAAAALPLTAPPGFRGIFRSDDDARAVYSEAAGIARILPRAVAVPQDAEDVVTLVQWAVETGTPLTARGAGSSMANGAVGSGVIVDLYRLDTFGPIDSDTRRVVVGPAVTRNRVEREALKQALIFPVDPSSGAFASIGGMCATNAAGARSVKYGAMRAWVTALDCVFANGARAWVRRGEDPPDDIGPIGRFLYEAGPALRALDPATLRHAGVRKESSGYGLADWLQSGDLVDVLIGSEGTLAIIVGVELRLAPLPGGTAGLLAGFPDLEGAAAAAVKLAERGASAVEMLDRSFLEIAASAGDPLPVALPAGLDAVLIVEVEADTHYNAAGALREMAGWCEAGGATFVEEARDPHEETRLWQLRHAASPILNRLAPRVQSMQFIEDACVPPARFAAYVRGVRHALQEARVRGVIFGHAGDGHAHVNPLIDVRDADWRARMEQLITDVTVLVASLGGTLAGEHGDGRLRAALHDTVWSPEARDAFAATKQAFDPAGILNPGVIVPAPGAKPLEDIKYDPALPALPPAARAALDEVVKTKGWGKFRLDLLSRGR, from the coding sequence GTGCCTAGCGCAGCTGCAGCGGCCCTGCCGCTCACCGCCCCACCGGGCTTCCGCGGCATCTTCCGCAGCGACGACGACGCCCGCGCCGTGTACTCGGAGGCCGCGGGCATCGCCCGCATCCTCCCGCGCGCCGTGGCCGTGCCGCAGGACGCCGAGGACGTCGTCACCTTGGTGCAGTGGGCCGTCGAGACGGGCACGCCGCTGACGGCGCGCGGCGCCGGCAGCTCGATGGCCAACGGCGCGGTGGGCTCTGGCGTCATCGTGGATCTCTACCGGCTCGACACCTTCGGCCCCATCGATTCCGACACCCGCCGAGTCGTCGTCGGCCCGGCGGTGACGCGCAACCGCGTGGAGCGCGAAGCGCTGAAGCAGGCGCTGATCTTCCCCGTCGATCCCTCCAGTGGCGCCTTCGCCTCCATCGGCGGGATGTGCGCCACCAACGCCGCCGGCGCGCGCAGCGTGAAGTACGGCGCGATGCGCGCTTGGGTCACCGCACTCGACTGCGTGTTCGCCAACGGCGCGCGCGCCTGGGTGCGCCGCGGCGAGGATCCGCCGGACGACATCGGGCCGATCGGACGCTTCCTCTACGAGGCCGGCCCCGCCCTGCGCGCGCTCGACCCCGCGACGCTGCGTCACGCCGGCGTACGCAAGGAATCTTCGGGCTATGGCCTCGCCGACTGGTTGCAGAGCGGCGACCTCGTCGACGTGCTCATCGGCTCGGAGGGCACGTTGGCGATCATCGTCGGCGTCGAGTTGCGCCTCGCGCCGCTGCCGGGCGGCACGGCCGGACTGCTCGCCGGCTTCCCCGACCTCGAGGGCGCAGCGGCTGCCGCCGTGAAGCTCGCCGAGCGGGGCGCCAGCGCCGTCGAGATGCTCGACCGCAGCTTCCTCGAGATCGCCGCCAGTGCCGGCGATCCGCTGCCCGTCGCGCTACCGGCGGGCCTCGATGCGGTGCTGATTGTCGAGGTCGAGGCGGACACTCATTACAACGCTGCCGGGGCGTTGCGCGAGATGGCCGGCTGGTGCGAGGCCGGGGGCGCGACGTTCGTGGAGGAAGCCCGCGATCCGCACGAAGAGACGCGGCTGTGGCAACTACGGCACGCCGCCAGCCCCATCCTCAATCGCCTCGCGCCGCGTGTGCAGAGTATGCAGTTCATCGAGGATGCCTGTGTGCCGCCCGCGCGCTTCGCCGCGTACGTGCGCGGCGTGCGGCACGCGCTGCAGGAAGCCCGGGTGCGCGGCGTCATCTTCGGCCACGCCGGCGACGGCCACGCGCACGTGAACCCGCTGATCGACGTCCGCGACGCCGACTGGCGCGCGCGGATGGAGCAGTTGATCACCGACGTCACCGTGCTCGTCGCCTCGCTCGGTGGCACCTTGGCCGGCGAGCACGGCGACGGCCGCCTGCGCGCGGCGCTGCACGACACCGTCTGGAGCCCCGAGGCCCGAGATGCCTTTGCGGCGACCAAACAGGCCTTCGACCCGGCTGGCATCCTCAACCCCGGCGTCATCGTCCCTGCGCCGGGCGCCAAACCGCTCGAGGACATCAAGTACGACCCCGCCCTCCCCGCCCTGCCACCGGCCGCCCGCGCCGCGCTCGATGAGGTCGTCAAGACCAAGGGCTGGGGGAAGTTCAGATTAGACCTGCTTTCGCGCGGGCGATAA
- a CDS encoding helix-turn-helix domain-containing protein — translation MNVAACVEPQKLARLRGAVGDSHHLHVALDWDHANSIVRRQPVDVFVVDPQFASGGEARTEAIRSLRASYRSVPFVVYSVLAAQTLRPLVELGREGLEQLVLYGVDDDPRHLRRILERQPGVKLAEDLQRRIQPQLRETPPEVSRAIERVIHTPAAFKGVPDLAAAANVSRRTIYRECERAGLASPREIIAAARVLRAYAFLRESDYAIEDVAAHLRFSSPHHLTKTMRWACGMTTARARDRITPEDFVSMLVERLVPPPGAARAPDDADD, via the coding sequence ATGAACGTCGCAGCTTGTGTGGAACCGCAAAAACTCGCGCGCCTTCGCGGTGCCGTGGGCGATTCGCATCATCTGCACGTCGCACTCGACTGGGATCACGCCAACAGCATCGTGCGGCGCCAACCAGTCGATGTGTTCGTCGTGGACCCGCAGTTCGCCTCCGGCGGCGAGGCCCGCACCGAAGCCATTCGCTCGCTCCGGGCCTCGTACCGCTCGGTGCCCTTCGTCGTGTACTCCGTCCTGGCGGCACAGACGCTGCGACCGCTGGTGGAACTGGGCCGCGAAGGACTCGAACAGCTCGTGCTTTACGGCGTGGACGACGACCCGCGGCACCTGCGGCGGATCCTCGAGCGCCAGCCCGGGGTGAAGCTCGCCGAAGACCTGCAGCGACGCATTCAGCCGCAGTTGCGCGAGACGCCACCCGAAGTGTCACGGGCGATCGAGCGCGTGATCCACACCCCCGCGGCGTTCAAGGGCGTGCCCGACCTCGCCGCCGCGGCCAACGTCTCGCGGCGGACGATCTATCGCGAGTGCGAGCGCGCTGGCCTCGCCTCCCCGCGCGAAATTATCGCCGCCGCACGCGTGCTGCGGGCCTACGCCTTCCTGCGCGAGAGCGACTACGCGATCGAGGATGTCGCCGCACACCTGCGCTTCTCGAGCCCGCATCACCTCACGAAGACGATGCGCTGGGCCTGCGGGATGACGACCGCGCGGGCACGGGACCGCATCACGCCTGAG
- a CDS encoding zinc ribbon domain-containing protein has translation MPADALAALFRRLVLAAQQADALARPLEVGEILDTLVPYRAARRDGLLDTNDDYLHAMMRLLAGEGGFVFADDLLQDDLKSELTTSNPDLMVLRSYHSAKVRLATARIQEVLAGDTAIDLRPPTPVATDIVPPVAPAPDPGVPTTESPASVCPYCSRDLPDDRTLKYCPHCGLNLRIRRCPGCSAEMESEWKFCVTCGRSAA, from the coding sequence ATGCCCGCCGACGCGCTCGCCGCCCTCTTCCGCCGCTTGGTGCTCGCCGCCCAGCAGGCCGACGCGCTCGCCCGCCCCCTCGAGGTCGGGGAGATCCTCGACACGCTGGTGCCTTACCGCGCCGCACGCCGCGACGGCCTGCTCGACACCAACGACGACTACCTGCACGCGATGATGCGCCTGCTCGCCGGCGAAGGCGGCTTCGTCTTTGCCGACGACCTGCTGCAGGACGACCTCAAGAGCGAGCTGACCACATCGAATCCGGACCTGATGGTCCTGCGTTCGTACCACTCGGCCAAGGTGCGCCTGGCCACCGCGCGCATCCAGGAAGTGCTCGCGGGTGACACGGCCATCGACCTCCGGCCGCCGACGCCGGTGGCGACTGACATCGTGCCGCCTGTGGCCCCTGCGCCGGATCCCGGGGTACCAACAACCGAATCACCGGCGAGCGTCTGCCCGTACTGCTCGCGCGACCTCCCTGACGACCGCACGCTCAAGTACTGCCCGCACTGCGGCCTCAACCTGCGCATCCGGCGTTGTCCCGGATGCAGCGCCGAGATGGAATCCGAATGGAAGTTCTGCGTCACCTGCGGCCGATCCGCCGCCTGA
- a CDS encoding ArgE/DapE family deacylase, with translation MSAPPGDALALARALIACDSRNPAFAPDAPGEGVAAEILAATLRAWGFAVDILEAAPGRPNVLARIGGGHGGRSLILNGHLDTVGVAGMTHEPFGAEERDGRLYGRGSADMKAGVAAMCAAALRAAATGLGGEVVIAAVADEEWASIGTRALLEAGVTAHAAIVTEPTRLAICPAHRGFAWADVRVQGRAAHGSRYDIGIDAVTHAALLLAELDAVQRDVLPGITHPLLGRASFHAGPIASDGSLSAYPEWCTVGLERRTLPGEDGAQFTREIEAAIARVAARTPDFHATVTPGLIQQPNDVPVDHPLVTGLAAAADSTGNASPIEGLSCWTDAALFTAAGIPAICYGPGDIGLAHAAEEYVPVDEIRIATDVLTRFVVDWCGPKGVAWGS, from the coding sequence GTGAGCGCACCGCCCGGCGATGCCCTCGCCCTCGCGCGGGCGCTCATCGCCTGCGATTCCCGCAATCCGGCCTTCGCCCCTGACGCACCGGGCGAAGGCGTCGCGGCCGAGATCCTCGCCGCCACGCTGCGCGCGTGGGGTTTCGCCGTCGACATCCTCGAAGCGGCACCGGGCCGCCCCAACGTGCTCGCACGCATCGGCGGCGGACACGGTGGACGCTCGCTGATCCTCAACGGCCACCTCGACACCGTCGGCGTCGCGGGAATGACACACGAGCCCTTCGGCGCCGAGGAGCGCGACGGCCGCCTCTACGGCCGCGGCTCGGCAGATATGAAAGCCGGCGTCGCCGCGATGTGTGCGGCCGCGCTGCGCGCGGCCGCCACGGGACTGGGAGGCGAAGTCGTCATCGCCGCCGTGGCCGACGAAGAGTGGGCCAGCATCGGCACGCGCGCGTTGCTGGAGGCAGGCGTCACGGCACACGCCGCCATCGTCACCGAACCCACGCGCTTGGCCATCTGCCCCGCGCACCGCGGCTTCGCCTGGGCGGACGTGCGTGTGCAGGGCCGCGCCGCCCACGGCTCGCGCTACGACATCGGCATCGACGCGGTCACGCACGCCGCGCTGCTGCTCGCCGAGTTGGACGCCGTTCAACGCGACGTGCTGCCCGGCATCACGCACCCGTTGCTCGGCCGCGCCTCCTTCCACGCCGGGCCCATCGCCAGCGACGGCTCGCTCAGCGCGTATCCCGAGTGGTGCACGGTGGGGCTCGAGCGTCGCACGTTGCCGGGTGAAGACGGCGCGCAGTTCACGCGCGAGATCGAAGCCGCCATCGCCCGCGTCGCCGCACGCACGCCGGACTTCCACGCCACCGTCACGCCTGGGTTGATCCAACAGCCGAACGACGTACCCGTCGATCACCCGCTGGTGACGGGCCTCGCCGCCGCGGCAGACTCGACGGGCAATGCGTCGCCTATCGAAGGGCTCTCCTGCTGGACGGACGCGGCGCTGTTCACGGCGGCAGGCATCCCGGCCATCTGCTACGGCCCGGGCGACATCGGCCTCGCCCACGCCGCCGAAGAGTACGTACCCGTAGATGAGATTCGCATCGCCACCGACGTGCTCACGCGCTTCGTCGTGGACTGGTGCGGACCCAAGGGGGTCGCGTGGGGCAGCTGA